The proteins below are encoded in one region of Apostichopus japonicus isolate 1M-3 chromosome 22, ASM3797524v1, whole genome shotgun sequence:
- the LOC139964185 gene encoding Golgi-associated plant pathogenesis-related protein 1-like, whose protein sequence is MPELDEFQDKCLEAHNKLRGEHHAKKLQWNTELAESAKDWAKRVADKGYIQHSDSTRFGENIMMTEEDEDFSGEEAVQKWAREEALYDYTNPKWQKGTSHFTQIIWQTTTEVGIAKVHLESSNKYVIVVHYKPSGNSNKPGDYGKNVHSSTEINGNDTGTGFSNLDG, encoded by the exons ATGCCAGAATTAG ACGAATTTCAAGACAAATGCCTCGAGGCTCATAATAAACTTCGTGGTGAACACCACGCTAAGAAGTTACAATGGAATACCGAACTAGCCGAGTCGGCAAAAGATTGGGCAAAACGAGTGGCAGATAAAGGCTATATTCAACACAGCGACAGTACAC GATTCGGGGAAAACATTATGATGACAGAGGAAGATGAAGACTTCTCTGGAGAAGAGGCTGTCCAAAAATGGGCTCGAGAAGAAGCTCTTTACGACTACACCAATCCAAAATGGCAGAAAG GTACGTCTCATTTTACGCAGATTATTTGGCAGACTACTACGGAGGTAGGGATCGCCAAAGTGCATTTGGAGTCTTCGAATAAATACGTCATTGTAGTTCATTATAAGCCATCCGGAAATTCTAACAAACCTGGTGATTATGGCAAAAATGTTCATTCCAGCACGGAAATAAATGGCAACGACACAGGTACTGGATTCAGTAATCTAGACGGATAG